In Humulus lupulus chromosome 6, drHumLupu1.1, whole genome shotgun sequence, a single genomic region encodes these proteins:
- the LOC133785744 gene encoding uncharacterized protein LOC133785744, with translation MAKKKRVVRKSAPRLSEHESNSNQDNEKEDAGGVMSTDGANPPMAVFEGYIKRIWGHLGIAQIARMTMGLTMVKFNDEATRDLVLENGVLQFDRKPVIVRPWSSNLDAVKLIRSVPLWIRLHDLGLQYWGNKCLSALVSTVGKPIMVDQHTRDRTRIQFARVLVEMDITDAPPRLIKFLNEHGKTVDQSLLSAAWKTPKRAAGSRMKEPVPGPSTTHDQDVGNRSANKFSILQEEKGDVTEEVEGGETKGPGLIST, from the exons atggcgaagaagaagcGAGTGGTCCGAAAGTCTGCACCTCGTTTGTCTGAGCATGAATCCAATAGCAATCAGGATAATGAGAAGGAAGATGCCGGTGGTGTGATGTCTACGGATG GTGCGAACCCTCCAATGGCGGTGTTTGAGGGATATATTAAGCGAATTTGGGGCCATCTTGGGATTGCGCAAATAGCACGTATGACCATGGGTTTAACAATGGTGAAATTTAATGATGAGGCGACTAGAGATCTGGTTTTAGAGAATGGTGTTCTTCAGTTCGACAGAAAACCAGTAATAGTTAGACCCTGGTCATCAAATCTTGATGCAGTGAAGTTAATTCGTTCTGTTCCGTTATGGATTCGGCTTCACGATTTAGGTCTTCAATACTGGGGGAACAAATGCCTAAGTGCTTTGGTCAGTACTGTTGGGAAGCCAATTATGGTGGACCAGCATACTAGGGATCGTACCAGGATTCAATTTGCTCGGGTTTTGGTAGAAATGGACATCACGGATGCACCACCAAGATTGATTAAATTTCTAAATGAACATG GAAAAACAGTTGATCAATCGTTGCTTAGTGCTgcttggaaaactcctaaaagaGCTGCTGGGTCTAGAATGAAGGAACCAGTCCCAGGTCCTAGTACAACTCATGATCAAGATGTTGGGAATAGGTCTGCCAATAAGTTCAGTATTTTACAGGAAGAGAAGGGTGATGTGACTGAGGAGGTAGAGGGTGGAGAGACAAAGGGTCCTGGTTTAATTTCTACTTAA